The genome window TCCTGGCCACAGCCGCGGCCCTGGCAGAACTCAGCGAACTCCTCCTGGCCGCGGCCAGCAGAGGGCTGCGCGCCATAACTTTTGGCCTGGGCCTCCTGTTGCCCCTGGGGGCGTATCTGGCCGGCATCAGTGGCCTGGCTGCTGCCACCGCCCTGGTTCTCTTTCTGAATATCGCCATCTTCCTGCTCCATTATCCCAGCAGAGACAACGTTATCCATTTCCTGGGCTCCACCACCTTTGCCCATCTCTACCTCTCTTTCATGCTGGCGCACATTGTTCTCCTGTACCACCTGCCAGAAGGCCGCAGTTGGGTCTTCTTCGTCCTTGCTGTCATCTTTGCCGGGGATACCGGGGCCTACTATATAGGCCACCGCTGGGGGAGACACAAACTGGCGCCCACGCTCAGTCCTGGCAAAACCATGGAGGGAGCTCTGGGCGGCCTGCTGTGCTCCCTGGTGGTGGGCTTCATTGCTGCTGAAACTTTCTTCAGCGCCCTGGAGGTGACCATCTGGCCCATGCTGCTGCTCGCCGGCGTGCTGGCGCTCGTGGGCCAGCTGGGAGATCTTATCGAGTCAATGCTAAAGCGCGTCTGTAGGGTAAAGGACGCCAGCAGACTGCTGCCAGGACATGGCGGCCTGTTGGATCGTCTCGATAGTCTGCTGTTCTCCTTTCCTTTGGCCTACTATGGCAGCCTCCTGCTCAGCCATTTCAGCAGCAGGCTGTGAGCGAACAGCACCTGTCAATAACTGGAGGAGCAGCGTGAAAAAACTGGTGATCCTGGGATCAACAGGCTCCATTGGCTGCAACACCCTCGAGGTGGTTGAACAGTTCCCGGATCGCTTCGCCGTCAGTGGGCTGGCAGCAGGCAGAAACATCGATCTTCTTGCCCGGCAGACAATTCGGCATCAGCCGCAAGCTGTGGCTGTATTCGACCATGAACTGGCTGCCGCACTCCAAGCAAGGCTGCAGGGGGTGGCTGCTCCCGAGGTGCTTGTCGGCGCCGAGGGCTATCAGCAGCTGGCGGCAAGTCCTGAGGCTGACATGGTGGTCTCAGCCATAGTGGGAGCTGCAGGGCTTCTGCCTACCTGGGCTGCCATCCAGGCGGGCAAGCAGGTGGCCCTTGCCAACAAGGAGACCCTGGTGATGGCGGGCAGCTTGATTATGGAGGAAGTCCGCAATCGCCAGGTGCGCTTGCTCCCTGTGGATAGTGAACACAGTGCAATTTTTCAGGCACTGCAGGGCCACCGTCGCCAGGATGTCAAGCGGATCCTTCTCACTGCCTCAGGTGGACCTTTTCTGCACAAGTCCATGGAGGAGCTGGCCAGGGTTACCCCGGAGCAGGCCCTCGCCCATCCCAACTGGAAGATGGGCGCCAAAATTACCATCGATTCAGCTACCTTGATGAACAAAGGCCTCGAGGTCATTGAGGCGAGCTGGCTCTTCGACATGCCGGTGGACAGGATCGTGGTGCACATTCATCCCCAGAGCATAGTCCACTCCATGGTGGAATACGTGGACGGCTCTGTCATCGCCCAACTCGGCATACCAGACATGCGTGCTCCCATTGCCTACGCCCTGGCATATCCCGAGCGGCTCCCTCTGGATCTGCCTCCTCTCGACCTCTTTGCCGTGCACAGTCTCACCTTTCAGCCGCCGGACCTCAGCCGGTTTCCCTGCCTGCAGCTGGCCTTGCAAGCATGCGACATGGGCGGCACCATGCCAGCTGTTCTCAATGCGGCGAACGAGGTGGCGGTTGAGGGCTTCCTGGAGGGCCGCATCCCCTTCATTGGCATTGCCGCATGCTTGCAGAGGGTATTGGACGAGCATCAATCCACAGCAGCGCCAGACATAGAGGCAGTGCTGGCAGCCGACGCCTGGGCCAGAGAAAAAATGGCGGAGATCCTCAAACGCATTTGAATATGGCCAGAGGAATGGTCGCCAGCCTCGTCATTCGGTCGATGGCACAGCGGTCACCCGGAGAAGTACAGAACGGCCTCAATGCTTTCGCGGCCAACAGCGCTCATTGCTGTAAAATCAGAGGCAAGCCACATTGGCAAAACCGGACAAAGTGGTTATATTAGCAAACTGTGTTATAACGTAATGGCAATCGTGGAGAACAAGGAGCAAATATTTTGGAGACTATCTGGCCAGCATTGCGGACGATGGCGGCATTCGTCGCTTCTCTCGGTATACTCATCTTCATACATGAATTTGGCCACTTTCTAGCGGCAAAACTCTTCGGCGTCACAGTTGAACGCTTCTCTCTGGGATTTGGTCCACGTCTGTTCGGCAAACAGCTTGGTGAAACCGACTATCGAATCTCTGCCTTTCCCCTGGGAGGCTACGTCAAGATGTTGGGCGAGTCTGCCGACGAGGAAATCCCACCGCACCTGCGACCCCGCTCCTTTGCCTATCAGAAGCTCAGACGCCGCATGGCCATTGTTGCTGCAGGACCCGGCTCGAATTTCCTGCTCGCCTTTCTTCTCTATACCCTTACTTTTGCATTTTTCGGCCTGGCTCGCACCACAACAGACGTGGGAGAAGTAACCCCCGACTCTCCAGCAGCTCACGCAGGACTCCGTCCTGGAGATACCATCGTGGCCATCAACTCCACCCCGGTTCACGAGTGGGGAGAACTGTCCGAACTCATCCAGAAAAGCGGTACAGAACCTATTCGCATCCGGCTCAAGCGACACAATGAGTTCTTGAGCGTGGTGGTGACGCCCAGACTTACCAAGACCAAAACCATCTTCGGGGAGGAAGTGAGCCGGCCACTCATCGGCATTGTTGCCTCGAGCAAGGTTACCGTCCAGAAGGTGGGCCCCCTGCGCGCAATTGTCTACGGCGCCGACCAGACCTGGCAGGTTACCAGGCTCACCTTCGTGGTCATAGGCAAGCTCATCAAGGGTGCTATCTCGCCCAGGACACTTGCAGGCCCCATCGGCATCGCCCAGATGTCGGGCAAGGTGGCTGAGGCCGGCCCCGTGGCCTTCTTGTCATTTCTTTCCCTGCTCAGCATCAACCTGGCAATTTTGAACTTGCTGCCTATACCGGTGCTCGATGGCGGGCATCTCCTGTTCTTCACCATTGAAGGTGTTATGGGCAAACCCCTGAGCATGAAAAAGCGGGAAGTGGCTCAGCAAGTTGGTCTCTTTTTGTTGATCGCCCTGATGGTGTTTGTGTTCTACAACGACATCTACCGGCTGGTCTATCCAGGCAAAGCCCTCCCCTAGTTTGCAGAGTTTTATCCCAGGCAGTTGCATGCCTCATTGTGCTGACATGAAAATCCTCGCAGTAGAAACATCTACGCCAGTTGGCAGCGTTGCTCTCATGGAAGCAGGGCAGCTCAGGGCCGAATACCTGGTCAATATCAGCAGGACCCATAATCAGCGTTTGCTGCCGGCTATTGATGGCATCCTGGCCCAGTGCGGTTGGCTGCTCAGCGACCTGGATGCTTTTGCCGTTGGTCTGGGACCTGGCAGTTTTACTGGTTTGCGCATCGGTCTGAGCACCATCAAGGGCTTGGCCTGGGCCACTGGCAAAGCCATGGTTGGCATCCCCACCCTGGATGCCCTGGCAGCCAATACCACACCCTCCACCTTGCCGGTTTGCCCTGTATTGGATGCCCGCAAGGGCGAAATCTATACAGCTCTCTACCGTTGGCAGGACCTCAGCCGCCTGGAGAAACAGAGCGACTACCTGGTGCTGCAGCCAGCAGAAATTGCTCAACTGGTCAGCGAGCCCACAGTTGTCCTGGGAGACGGTCTGTGCCGCTTTGCAGAGGTGCTGACTGCAGTCCTGGGGGAAAAATTGCTGCGGGCGCCCCAGCATCTCGACCATATCCGCGCCAGCGCCATTGCCTGGCTGGCAGCAGAACGTTTGCAGCGCGGCGACAGCGATGATGTGGCCGACTGCACGCCGCTCTATATTCGCGCCTCAGAGGCTGAACTGCTGCAGCGCTCGTCCCGAGCCAGCTGACTCAAGCGGGTTCACAGCGGAGGGCCACTTTCGGAAAGGCGTCCCTGCAGCCTGGTAAAGTACTGTCAAAGGGGCAGTTGACAAAAATGTCATGATTGCATAAAAGTAGAGGTTATTCTTAGAGTGACTATGAAGACATCTGGAGATATACCATTAGAATTGCCCAGTCCGAGGTGAAGCATGGAAAAATGGGACGAGGAATTGATAGCCCAACTTCTCCCCCAGAATGAAGAATTGCGCAAATACGTGGAGCAGCACCACAGGTATGAAGAGCAGCTGGAGGAGTTCAACAGTCGTCCCTACCTGACCACAGCCGAGGCCCTGGAAAAGAAGAGGCTGCAGAAGCTGAAATTGGCGGGTCGGGACAAAATAGAAGCCATTTTGGCCAAGTTCAGACAGGACGGTGAACCATGAAACTTACAGGTGCCCAGATTTTTTTCGAATGCCTCAAGGCAGAAGGCGTGGATACCATCTTCGGTTTTCCAGGCGGGGCAGTTATCGATATCTACGATGAAATGCCAAAGCACGACATACGCCATGTGCTCGTCCGGCACGAGCAGGGTGCAGCTCATATGGCCGACGGCTATGCCCGGGCTACGGGCAGAGTGGGAGTCTGTCTGGTAACTTCGGGGCCCGGCGCCACCAACACGGTGACTGGCATTGCTACCGCTTACATGGACTCCATTCCCATCGTGATCTTTACTGGCCAGGTACCCACAAGTCTCATCGGCAACGATGCCTTTCAGGAAGTTGACATCATCGGCATCAGCCGCCCCTGTACCAAGCACAACTACCTGGTAAAGGACATTGCCGATCTGGCGCGGATTATCCGGGAAGCCTTCTATCTGGCTCGCTCAGGTCGGCCAGGGCCTGTGTTGGTAGATCTCCCCAAAGATGTGATCAATGCCAAGACTGAATTCAAGTATCCTAAAAAGGTTTCTCTGCCTGGCTACCGGCCTACCTATGAAGCCCATCTGGGCCAAATCAAGCGCGCCTACGCAGCTATTGCCAAGGCCAAGAAGCCTGTTATTTACGCCGGCGGCGGCGTCATAGCCTCCAGTTGCGCCAGAGAATTGAAGCGCTTGGCGGAAACCCTCCGCTGTCCGGTAACCACCACCCTCATGGGGCTCGGAGGCTTTCCAGCGCCCCATGATTTGTGGCTGGGGATGCTGGGCATGCACGGCACCTTCAGGGCCAACATGGCGGTGGCCAATACAGATCTGCTCATAGCCATCGGCGCCCGTTTCGACGACAGGGTCACAGGCAAGCTCGACGAATTCGCCCCCAGAGCCAAGATCATCCACATTGACATAGACCCCACCTCCATCAGCAAGAATGTGCGGGTCGACATCCCAATAGTCGGCGACTGCAAGGACGCCCTCAGAAAACTCCTGCATGTGCTCGATGAAAACCGCCTCGAGGGCCTTGATGCCACAAGGAAGCCCTGGTTGGAGCAGATCCAGAAGTGGAAGGAAACCTATCCCCTCGCCTATGAACAGAGTGACCATGAAATCAAGCCGCAATACGTGGTGGAAAAACTCTATGAACTCTCGGAAGGCAAAGCCATTATTACCACTGAAGTCGGCCAGAACCAGATGTGGGCTGCCCAGTACTACCACTTTTCTGAACCGAGAACCCTGCTCACCTCTGGCGGCCTCGGCACTATGGGCTACGGCTTCCCCGCAGCCATTGGCGCCCAGATTGCCTTCCCCGATCGGCTGGTCATAGACATCGCCGGCGACGGCAGCATCCAGATGTGCATTCAGGAGTTGATCACCGCAGTGGAGAACAACCTGCCGGTAAAAGTTGCCATACTCAACAATCAGTACCTGGGTATGGTGCGCCAGTGGCAGGAACTCTTCTACAACAAGCATTACTGCGGCACCTGCATCAAGGCGGCACCGGACTTTGTCAAGTTGGCTGAGGCCTATGGAGCCCTAGGATTGCGGGCAACCAAGCCGTCTGAGGTAGAAGCGGTCATCCGGGAGGCTTTTGCTACCCCGAAGACAGTGTTCATGGATTTTGTGGTAAATCCTGAAGAGGGCGTCTATCCAATGGTACCGGCAGGCAAGGCCATGACCGAGATGCTTCTCGTTTAGGCAACCCTGGCTGCGCGAAAATCTCCATGGCTGCCCCGCTGTTTGTCTGATGCTCGATCCATTGTTGCCAGGCATTGACAGGCCCATCCACAGGCAGCAGGTTCACGGAGTGGCTTTCAGAGAACTGGCGGCAGCCTCTGATGGAGCACGCATTTCAGTTTCTGGTCGACAAGGAGAATATCAGTGAAGCACATCCTAGGTGTCCTGGTGGAAAATCAGCCCGGTGTTCTCTCCCGGGTGGCTGGACTTTTCAGCGGCAGGGGCTTCAATATCGAAAGCCTGACTGTGGCGGAAACCCTCGATCCGAAGATCTCTCGAATTACTCTGGTGACGCGCGGCAATGAGCAGATCATGGAACAGATCATCAAGCAGCTCAACAAGCTCATCAATGTCATCAAGGTTATCGATTTTTGCGACATCGACTTTGTCGAACGTGAAATGGCTCTCATCAAGGTGAAGGCAGAAGCGAGCACCCGTGCTGAAGTACTGAGAATAGTCGATATCTTCCGCGGCAAAGTTGTCGATGTGAGCCCCCACACCTACAGCGTAGAGGTGACTGGCGACGAGAAAAAAATCGAAGCCATTCTGGATCTCCTGGGTCATTTAGGCATTGTCGAAGTGGTCCGCACCGGTAAGGCGGCTATTGCCAGAAGCAAGAAGCATTAGGCAAGGTCTGCATTGGCCGTACTGACACACACCCTGTCAAACCCCACTTCATATTCGAGATGTAGCCCTTGGCGGCAGTGAGGCTTCGCAGGCTCATGTGGTCGGTTCTGGCATGTGCACAACAGACTGAATCACAATCCATGGGAGGTTCCAATGCAAATTTACTACGATGCAGATGCTGATTTGAATGTACTCGAAGGTAAGAAGATAGCTATTATTGGCTACGGCAGCCAGGGTCATGCCCAGGCCCAGAATCTGAGAGACAGCGGCCTGGACGTTATCGTTGCCGAACTGGAGGAGAGCCCCAACTACCAGCTGGCCAAAGAACATGGCTTTGAACCCACCTCTGCCAGAGAGGCTTCAAAGGTTGCCGACGTGGTTCAGATCCTGGCGCAGGATGACGTGCAAGCCAAACTGTACCGGGAGGATGTGGCAGAGAACATGACCGAGGGCAAGACTCTGGTCTTCTCTCACGGATTCAATATCCACTACGGCCAGATCCGCCCGGCACCCTATCTGGACGTGGTCATGATAGCACCGAAAGGACCAGGGCACCTGGTGCGAAGTGAATATCAAAAGGGGGCGGGAGTACCATCCCTGGTGGCCATCCACCAGGATGCCAGCGGCCAGGCACTGGCCACGGCCCTGGCCTACGCCAGAGGCCTGGGTGCCACTCGGGCGGGCGTGATTGCCACTACTTTCAAGGAAGAGACCGAAACAGATCTCTTCGGGGAACAATCAGTGCTCTGTGGCGGCGTCAGCGAACTGGTCAAGGCTGGCTTCGACACCCTGGTGGAAGCAGGCTATCAGCCGGAGATTGCCTATTTCGAGTGTCTCCATGAGCTGAAGCTGATAGTTGATCTTTTTTACCAGGGCGGCATTTCCTATATGCGCTATTCGGTGAGCGACACCGCAGAGTATGGCGACTACACCAGGGGTAAACGCATTATCACTGAAGAGACTCGGCAGGAAATGAAAAGGATACTCACAGAGGTTCAGAACGGCAAATTCGCCAGGGAATGGATTCTGGAGAATCAGGCTGGCCGGCCAGTGTTCAATGCGCTGCGGCGCATGGAAAAAGAGCATCCCATAGAGGAAGTTGGCAAGAAACTGCGCAGCATGATGCCGTGGCTCAAGTAACCATGAAGTCAGAGAAGCAGAGGAACCGCTTGCAGGCAAAGAGCAGCAATCTGCAGTGGCGGCATGGACTGGGCGTGCCCCTCGTCAGGGTAGGTCTCCCTTATATCATTGCCGCAGCTCTATTGTTCGTGGCGACCCTGGTCATTGGCTGCCCCTTTCTAACCTTTGCCGCTTTCCTGGCCACTGTATTGGTGATAAGATTCTTCCGGGACCCCGAGAGGACTCCGCCAGACATCCCCCATGCCATGGTGGCTCCAGCCGATGGCAGGGTGGTGTTTGCTGGCAGAGTTGAGCAGTGCCGGTTTCTCGATTCGGCAGCGTTGAAAATCAGCATTTTCATGACTGTCTTCGACGTGCATGTAAACCGGATGCCATTCCATGGCCAGGTCACAGGCATCCGCTATCAGAAGGGCAAATTTGTCGCAGCGAACAAAGAGCAAGCATCCAGCCGCAATGAACAGAATGCCGTGATTCAGCGGTTGCCAACCGGAGAAAGCATGGCCGTGGTGCAGGTGGCCGGCCTGGTGGCTCGCCGCATCGACTGCTGGGTGCAGCCGGCCGACAAAGTACAGCGCGGGCAACGGTTCGGCATGATCCGCTTCGGCTCCAGGCTGGACGTCTACCTGCCGGAGCATTGCCGCCTGGCTGTAACCGTCGGCCAGAAAATGAAAGCAGGGGAAAGCATCATATGTTACTACCAAAAGAAAAAAAATCACGCCGAAGCCGCAGAGAGCGGCAGGTAAAGCGAGGCATTTACGTTCTGCCCAATCTTTTTACCACGGCAAATCTGTTCTGCGGCTTCTATGGGATCGTGGCCGCCATCAACCATGACTTCAAGCTTGCGGCCATCGCCATTCTTGTCTCCTGTCTCTTTGACATCCTCGATGGCAAGGTGGCGAGGTACACTGGTTCCAACAGCCGCTTCGGCCTGGAATACGACTCACTGGCGGACCTGGTGGCATTCGGCGTGACACCTGCGGTGCTGGTCTATCTCTGGGCCTTGCAGCCATTCGGCCGCCTTGGCTGGGGAGCCGCCTTCGTTTTCGTGGCCTGCGGCGCCCTCAGATTGGCCCGCTTCAATGTGCAGGCCAATAAGGTTTCCAAGAAGTACTTTGTAGGACTGCCCATACCAGGCGCTGCCTGCATGGTTGCCACCACTGTGCTCCTTTTTTACCGCCTTGGCGGCAGCGGCCCCACCAAGCATTTCTTGCTGCTGGCCATGACCTATTTGCTGGGCTTTCTCATGGTGAGCAGCATTCCATTCAACAGTTTCAAAGAGTTGGACAGCTTTCAACAGATGCCGTTTCGAACCCTGGTTCTGGTGATTCTGCTCCTATCCGTGGTGGCGGCGCAGCCCGCCATCATGTTGTTCACCTTGATGTCGCTCTACCTCATTTCAGGCCCGGCGTCGTATGTCCGCCGACTCTTCAAGGCCCGCAGGCAGTCGCCAGCCACCCGACAGACAGAGAACAACGAAGTCACCCCGGCCAAGCGACCGCAGCAATGAAGCTCAGGGGCAGTCCGAGTGACCCGGCCGCACCCTTTGAGGCGTTCGGCAAAGGATACTGCCTCATCAGGGAGCCTTCCACACCACAGCCATCTTTGCCAGACAGCGAGGAAGCATTCTCATGGCCATGACAATCAGCGAAAAAATACTTGCCGAGCACGCCGGCCGCGACCGGGTGGAGCCGGAGGAGCTGATCGAGGTTCGCATCGACTTCGGCCTCGGCAATGACATTACTGCACCCATTGCCATTCAGCGTTTCCGAGAAGCCGGCGCTGCGAGGGTATTCGATCCGCAGAGAATTGCTCTCATACCGGATCATTTCGTACCGAACAAGGACATCAATTCCGCCATGCAGGCAAAGCAGTTGCGCGAATTTGCTCTCGAGCACAACATCCAGCACTACTTCGAAGTTGGCCGGATGGGCATCGAACACGCTCTGCTGCCGGAGAAAGGCTTGGTGCTGCCCGGGGATGTGGTCATAGGCGCAGACAGTCATACCTGCACCTATGGTGCTCTGGGGGCTTTTGCCACAGGCGTGGGCAGCACCGATCTCGCCGCGGCAATGATTACCGGTCGAATATGGTTCAAGGTGCCGCCTTCCATCAAATTCGTCTACCAGGGGCAGCTCCGTCCCTGGGTCAGCGGCAAGGATCTCATCCTCTGGACTATCGGCCAGATCGGTGCAGACGGAGCCCGCTATCGGGCCATGGAATTTACCGGTCCTGTTATAGCTGCGCTGTCAATGGACCAGCGCTTCACCATGGCCAATATGGCAATCGAAGCAGGGGCGAAAAATGGCATCATCGCCCCAGACGAAACAACCCGCGCCTATGTAGAAACACGGGCTCAGAGGAGCTACCGCTTCTATGAAAGCGATCCCGAGGCCGCATACGAACGGACGATTACCTGCGATGTCAGCCAGATTGAACCCCAGGTGGCTGTACCCCCCTCCCCTGCCAACAGCCAGCCAGTGTCTACTCTAGCTCACACAGCAGTGGATCAGGTAGTAATAGGCTCGTGTACCAACGGACGGCTCGAGGATCTCAGGATCGCTGCCAGAGTGCTGGCCGGCCGCCGGGTAGCGCCCCATGTTCGCTGCCTCATTATCCCTGCTACGCAGGCTGTCTACAGGCAGGCCATGGAAGAGGGGTTGTTCGCCGTCTTTCTGGAGGCCGAGGCAGCCATCAGCACACCCACCTGCGGCCCCTGCCTCGGCGGGCATATGGGAATCCTTGCCTCTGGCGAGCGGGCAGTGGCCACCACCAATCGAAACTTCGTCGGACGCATGGGGCACCCCGAAAGCGAAGTCTATCTGGCATCGCCGGCAGTGGCAGCAGCTTCTGCAGTGCTCGGCAGAATCGGCAGTCCGGAAGAGTTGTGACCACAAGAGACGGAGCCGCTGCCTCAGAAAAGGCCTGGCATGGCCTCAGGACCAGGAACCATTCTCAGGCGCTGGGTTGCCTGGGCGCCACCTCAGCCTGAGGACGACCCGCGGGTGATGGCCAGAGGGGCGCATGCAAAATCTTTCACGGGGAGAGACAGATGAAGCTCACTGGCAAGGCCTGGAAATTTGGAGCTGATATAGACACGGACCTCATTATCCCGGCCCGTTATCTCAACACCTCAGACCCGGGAGAGCTCGCCAAGCACTGCATGGAAGACGCTGATCCTGAATTTGCCGGTAAAGTGTTGCCTGGCGACATTATTGTTGCCGAGAGCAATTTTGGCTGCGGCTCCTCCAGGGAGCATGCCCCCATCGCCATAAAGGCTGCGGGCGTCTCCTGCGTCATTGCCGCGAGTTTTGCCAGGATTTTTTATCGCAATGCCTTCAACATGGGGCTGCCTATTCTGGAATCACCGGCTGCGGCCCGGGAAATAAGGAGCGGCGAGCAGCTGCAGGTGGATCTCAGCAGCGGTCAGATCGTCAATATCAGCCGAGACACTGTATACCAGGCCCAGCCGATTCCACCTTTCATGCAGGAGCTTCTGGACGCGGGCGGCCTCATTCCTTACGTGATGAAGACGTCTGCCAGCCGCAGCTGAGAACCCGGGCGGCTCCCGACGACAGCGGGGATTTTGACGGACATTCTCGCTGCACACGGACTGGCTGAAGCGGTCCCCAGGCACTATGCTCCCATGGTGTGTTGCACAAGGATCATCTTTGGGGAAATTACCCACAGGAGGTTTATATGGCAGCCAGCTATAGAATTGGCGTGATTCCAGGAGACGGCACCGGGCCGGAGGTTGTGGCCGAGGGTCTCAAGGCCCTGGAAGCTGCAGCGCAAAAATACAACTTCAGCTATGAACTGCTCACATATGATGTGGGCGGCGAGCGCTACCTGCGCACTGGCGAGACTCTGCCAGAGTCTGTTCTCAGTGAATTGGCCGAGGTCGATGCCATCTACCTGGGCGCCATCGGCCATCCCGAGGTAAAACCAGGCATATTGGAGCACGGCATCCTGCTCAGACTGCGCTTTGCTTTTGATCAGTATGTCAACCTGAGGCCCGTAGTCCTCTATCCGGGAGTCTGGACCCCCTTGCGCCACAAAGGGCCGGAGGACATTGACTTTGTGGTGGTTCGCGAAAACACCGAAGGTCTCTATGCGGGCTGCGGCGGCTTTTTTAAAAAGGGCACGCCCGACGAAGTGGCCATCCAGGAGTCGGTCAATACCAGAAAGGGTGTGGAGCGCTGTATCCGCTATGCCTTCCAACTCTGTCAGCGTCAGGGCCGCCGCAAGGTTACCATGTGCAACAAGACCAATGTCTTGAATTACTCCGGGGACCTCTGGCAGCGAACCTTCGACGAAGTGGCCCGAGAATACCCTGACATCGAGAGGGACTATGCCCACACCGACGCCATCTGCATGTGGATGGTGAAAAATCCTGAATGGTTCGACGTCATTGTCACTGACAACCTGTTCGGA of Deltaproteobacteria bacterium contains these proteins:
- a CDS encoding 3-isopropylmalate dehydratase small subunit, with translation MKLTGKAWKFGADIDTDLIIPARYLNTSDPGELAKHCMEDADPEFAGKVLPGDIIVAESNFGCGSSREHAPIAIKAAGVSCVIAASFARIFYRNAFNMGLPILESPAAAREIRSGEQLQVDLSSGQIVNISRDTVYQAQPIPPFMQELLDAGGLIPYVMKTSASRS
- the leuC gene encoding 3-isopropylmalate dehydratase large subunit; this translates as MAMTISEKILAEHAGRDRVEPEELIEVRIDFGLGNDITAPIAIQRFREAGAARVFDPQRIALIPDHFVPNKDINSAMQAKQLREFALEHNIQHYFEVGRMGIEHALLPEKGLVLPGDVVIGADSHTCTYGALGAFATGVGSTDLAAAMITGRIWFKVPPSIKFVYQGQLRPWVSGKDLILWTIGQIGADGARYRAMEFTGPVIAALSMDQRFTMANMAIEAGAKNGIIAPDETTRAYVETRAQRSYRFYESDPEAAYERTITCDVSQIEPQVAVPPSPANSQPVSTLAHTAVDQVVIGSCTNGRLEDLRIAARVLAGRRVAPHVRCLIIPATQAVYRQAMEEGLFAVFLEAEAAISTPTCGPCLGGHMGILASGERAVATTNRNFVGRMGHPESEVYLASPAVAAASAVLGRIGSPEEL
- a CDS encoding 3-isopropylmalate dehydrogenase — encoded protein: MAASYRIGVIPGDGTGPEVVAEGLKALEAAAQKYNFSYELLTYDVGGERYLRTGETLPESVLSELAEVDAIYLGAIGHPEVKPGILEHGILLRLRFAFDQYVNLRPVVLYPGVWTPLRHKGPEDIDFVVVRENTEGLYAGCGGFFKKGTPDEVAIQESVNTRKGVERCIRYAFQLCQRQGRRKVTMCNKTNVLNYSGDLWQRTFDEVAREYPDIERDYAHTDAICMWMVKNPEWFDVIVTDNLFGDIITDLGAMIQGGMGIAAGGNINPEGISMFEPIGGSAPKYTGKNVINPLAAIGALALLLDNIGEEEAGRQLENAIRAVVKNDLQSLDAGRMGKSTTEVGDLVVKYLLEQ